CAACTCCCAGACCCATTATGCAAAAGGTACGCCGTCACACAAAAACGTGCTCCGACCGCTTGTAGGCAATAAGTTTCAGGTACTATTTCACTCTCCTAGACGGAGTTCTTTTCACCTTTCCCTCGCGGTACTAGTTCACTATCGGTCGATATCGAGTATTTAGCCTTACGCGGTGGTCCGCGTTAATTCACACAGGATTTCACGTGTCCCGTGCTACTCAGGAATTCCCTACGCTTGTCTCAAATTTCGACTACGGGGCTATCACCCTCTATGGCTCCTCTTTCCAAAGGATTCTTCTATTTTTGACAATACGACGATGGGCTCCTACGACCCCGCATAGATAAATCCACACGGTTTAGGCTGTTCCCGTTTCGCTCGCCACTACTCTGGGAATCGCATTCGCTTTCTTTTCCTCTGCTTACTTAGATGTTTCAGTTCAGCAGGTTAGCCATACACACCTATATATTCAGCGTGTATTAACCAGTTGGTTGGGTTTCCCCATTCGGAAATCTCCGGATCAAAGCGTATTTGCCGCTCCCCGAAGCTTATCGCAGCTTACCACGTCCTTCTTCGCCTGATATCACCAAGGCATTCACTCATTGCCCTTATCAATTTTTCCTCTTCGCCTTTTAACAAATTTCTAGACGTTATTTCTCTCAGTAATTATTACATTGTAATCCCACAATGCATTGAACTTTCAAAGAACAAAATACCCTAATGACGCTGGTGGGCCCAGGTGGACTTGAACCACCGACCCCACGCTTATCAAGCGTGTGCTCTAACCAACTGAGCTATGAGCCCAAATCGCCGGAACGGTGGTGGAGCCGATCGGATTCGAACCGACGACCCCCTGCATGCAAAGCAGGTGCTCTTCCAGCTGAGCTACGACCCCGCCAAAACAAAGCCATCGCCATCGAACCAATCCTGGTCCTAAAAACCATCGACTATTTAATAAAGAACATTTTTAAGAAAATTACTTGTGCGGTTTGTTCAACTCCCACCTCTTGCTTATGCAAGTTCGACCAATATCTCCTGCCACCAAAGTGACCGAGATTTCTCCTTAGAAAGGAGGTGATCCAGCCGCAGGTTCCCCTACGGCTACCTTGTTACAACTTCGTCCCAATCACCAACCCCACCTTAGAACACTGCCTCCCTTACGGGTTAGCTCATGCGCTTCGGGTGAAACCGGCTTTCAGGACGTGATGGGCGGTGTGTACAAGGCCCGAGAACGTATTCACGGCGCCGTAGCTGATGCGCCATTACTAGCGATTCCGACTTCATGAAGTCGAATTGCAGACTTCAATCTGAACTGGGCCCAGTTTTATAGATTTGCTCCCCCTCGCGAGATTGCCTCTCATTGTACTGGGCATTGTAGCACGTGTGCAGCCCTAGACGTAAGGGCCATGCTGACTTGACGTCATCCTTTCCTTCCCACCTTAACGGTTTGTCTCTCTAGAGTCCCCGGCTTTACCCGCTGGTAACTAAAGACAAGGGTTGCGCTCGTTGCCGGACTTAACCGAACATCTCACGACACGAGCTGACGACAGCCATGCAGCACCTGTTCACCGGTCCTGATGGAAGATTTGCTTTCGCAAACTGTCCAGTGTATGTCAAGCCTAGGTAAGGTTCTTCGCGTAACATCGAATTAAGCCACATGCTCCACCGCTTGTGCGGGCCCCCGTCAATTCCTTTGAGTTTTAGTCTTGCGACCGTAGTCCTCAGGCGGTACACTTATCGCGTTAGCTTAGACTCTGAAACGGTCGAATGTCCCAAAATCGAGTGTACAAAGTTTACGGCGTGGACTACAAGGGTATCTAATCCTTTTTGCTCCCCACGCTTTCGTGCCTGAGCGTCAGTATTTGTCCAGCAAGCTGCCTTCGCCATTGGTGTTCCTTCTGATATCTACGCATTCCACCGCTACACCAGAAATTCCGCTTGCCCCTCCAAAACTCTAGCTAGGCAGTTTCAAACGCAGCCCCGGAGTTAAGCTCCGAGATTTCACATCTGACACACCTAGCCGCCTGCGCACCCTTTACGCCCAGTAATTCCGAGTAACGCTTGCAGTCTCCGTATTACCGCGGCTGCTGGCACGGAGTTTGCCACTGCTTCCTCTCTGAGTTAACTCAAACTAGACTATGAATCTAGGCTTTGCTCCTCAGTGACAGGGGTTTACAATCCGAAGACCTTCATCCCCCACGCGGCGTTGCATCATCAGGCTTGCGCCCATTGTGAATGATTCGAAACTGCTGCCACCCGTAGGTGTCTGGACCGTGTCTCAGTTCCAGTGTGGCTGATCATCCTCTCAGACCAGCTACCCGTCTTTGCCTTGGTGAGCCATTACCTCACCAACTAGCTGATAGGCCGCGAACCTCTCCTATAGCGCCATCACAAGCTTTAGTATCCATTCCATGCGGAACGAAACCACATTCGGTATTAATTCGCTTTTCAGCGAGCTATCCCAAACTACAGGGCAAGTTGTTCACGTGTTACGCACCCGTTTGCCGCTCTCATCACTCTCACTTTTCCGAAGAATTATGAAAATAAATCCCGCTCGACTTGCATGTCTTAACCACGCCGCCAGCGTTCACTCTGAGCCAGGATCAAACTCTCCATTAATTATAATTTATGAAAACTTTGATTCCCTTATTATCTTATTATATTTTAAAGGAATTACTAATTAGTCATTCCGCAGACCAATAACCTAAGCCATTAATCTGCCGAATGGAATTTATTCGAAAGCCGAATAAATCGCACAAGTAACTTTCAAAGAACAAAGAATACAATTCTTAATCCTCTCTCAAGGGTTGTAGCTGTATTCACTGAAGGTAAATTTGAAAAGCTATTCCAGTACGTCAAGCACTTTTTTCATTTTTTTATTTTTTTATTCAAAAATCAAATTTTCTAGCCTCGAAATACTAAAAACTTAAAAGAACTACCTTATTTTCCTAACTTTTATCAGGAAGAACAGTGTACACCCTAGAGTGAGTTTTGGAACAGTCAAGTGTTTTTGTTTTTATTTTTCTATTTTTCCATAAAGGCCGGATTGACAAAATGCTGAAACAATAATAGGGTTCCGCACATATTTAAAAAACCAGAACCATATTATGCATACTAATAAAACTATTTTGACAGGCATGCAACCCACGGGAAAATTACACCTCGGAAGTATTCTTGGAGCCACAAATAACTGGAATAAGATGATGGAAAGCAATAATTGTTTATTTTTTCTGGCCGACCAACATGCCATAAGCATTCACCAAAACCCAACGGAGCTTAGGAATAATACACTGGATTGCATAGCTCAATATATTTCCTGTGGTTTGGATCCAAATCGATGCAAAATTTTCGTACAATCCCAGATCATTGGTCATACGGAACTGGCCTGGGTTTTGGGCTGCTTAACTCCGCTTGGTCAACTGGAAAGAATGACTCAATTCAAAGATAAATCCCAGCGCCAAGAATCGATATATACCGGACTGCTCTACTATCCGGTTTTAATGGCCGCCGACATATTACTATATAATGCGGACCTGGTCCCCACCGGCGAAGATCAAAAGCAGCATATGGAATTGACCCGTGACATTGCAGAAAAATTCAATCATACCTACTCCGAAACGTTCAAAATTCCAGAGTCCTATATATTAAAGGAAGGATCCAGGGTGATGTCACTGCAAGACCCGTCGAAAAAAATGTCAAAATCCGACAGTAATCAGAACGGCACAATATTCATTAATGACGAACCGGCTGTGATAAAGAAAAAGATAATCAGCGCCGTAACCGATTCCGATAATAAGATTTATGTCTCCAATGAAAAACCAGGTATCACAAATTTATTGAATATATATTCGGCCGCCAATGGCTGCAGCATTGAACAGTCCCAGGATAAATTTTCATCCCATGTCGGCTATGCAACGTTTAAAGCCAATGTGGCCGATTCGGTGATTGAATTATTAGAACCTATCCAAAAGAAATATAACGAGATAAAAAACGACAAAGACTATTTGAATTCTGTGGTTCAGGTCGGTGCAGACTACGCCCAATCCATAGCCTATAAAACCATGTCAAAGGTCTATGAAGAGGTGGGATTTTTGGGCAAAACTCAATAGGTCAATGGAAATTTGGCACAGAGAGCAAT
This window of the Puniceicoccales bacterium genome carries:
- the trpS gene encoding tryptophan--tRNA ligase, which translates into the protein MHTNKTILTGMQPTGKLHLGSILGATNNWNKMMESNNCLFFLADQHAISIHQNPTELRNNTLDCIAQYISCGLDPNRCKIFVQSQIIGHTELAWVLGCLTPLGQLERMTQFKDKSQRQESIYTGLLYYPVLMAADILLYNADLVPTGEDQKQHMELTRDIAEKFNHTYSETFKIPESYILKEGSRVMSLQDPSKKMSKSDSNQNGTIFINDEPAVIKKKIISAVTDSDNKIYVSNEKPGITNLLNIYSAANGCSIEQSQDKFSSHVGYATFKANVADSVIELLEPIQKKYNEIKNDKDYLNSVVQVGADYAQSIAYKTMSKVYEEVGFLGKTQ